The Colletotrichum destructivum chromosome 7, complete sequence genome contains the following window.
CCTCGTTGGGGTCTGGACCAGTGGGATCGGGTAAGTGCTTCTTACATGGACTCATTCTTGGAATTCACGGTGCTAACCAAACTGTCTTTTGTAGCAAAGTATGTTCCTCCCGAGGGGCTTAGTACAATTGATCATTCGACTTCGAGCTAATACATAGGATACTCAGTGATGGACCGAGACCGTAGACTTACGGGCGACTTGCGTGGGCAAATTGGAAACCACGAAGCGCCTCCTGGCTTCGAGCTGAACAACCCTTGGAGAGTAGGCTTGCATCTGGTCTAGGTTTCTTGGAAAGTGCTAACCATATCGCACAGTTAGAGAAGCGCATCTCGTAGGAGATGGTGGTCAACCAAAACATGTACTTTACTAGAAAGTATGGCATCTTACTCTGCCTCGTTGATTCCAGCTTCAAAATGAaaccttcttttcttcttccaaTATTTACGATTGTTCAAAAGGTTCTCTGACAAGCCAATCACGTAGCGGCGGGGCCTCGTTATGTCGAAGATTCACGATCACACAAGCTACCGGAACTCCTCAACTGGGTTTCTTCTAGATTGGAAAGACATTTCGAATCTAAATCCGAATCTGCGCCTTGTTCTTATTGAGTCCATCCACCAACAAGCAAGCTTGACATATGGCCTGGCTAGACATGTAACCGCACCTCTCGCACTTGCCAAGTGTCTGTAAAGGAACACCGAGCGAGGCCTGGTTAGGCCCTTGTCGACTCTTGGTTTGCTTCCTGTTCTTCGCAGCTGCTGTAACAGTAAAGTCTGTCTCGAGGTTTTCCTCGAGAGTTGCTTGGCTCAGGTTTGCATCCAACTGAGCAATCCCTCTCGCTGGACCCTTGCTTTGTTGTGCGCCACAGCCAGTGGTGTAATCCTCGTCCtcagcagcgccagcagTGGGTCCGGTGCTGCCTTGCCTGCCTGCAACAAGACGAGCCATATCTTCGCCACTGCGGACGATGTCTAGAATGGCACTTGGCCGGACCCTCTCAAGGTTCTTGATGAGGGTACGTGCGGTCCCTCTGAATGCCTCTGGGCTGTATATGCATTCGGTACTGAAGTAATCGAGCTTCTTGTGGTGGGCGTATAGCACAATCTCTTTTTCGTAGGAGTACTTGAGAGGCTTGCTACGCTTGACATCACATGTGTCATCTCCAGTGACGATGCTTGTGCTGCGGCCCAGGCGAGGCAAATCACCTCTCAGGAGGTTCATCAAGATGGTTTCGGCAACATCATCTGCGTTGTGGCCGGTGACAAGGTGCTTGATGCCTAACATCTTCGCGCCACGGTCGAGTGCTTGTCGGCGAAACACACCGCAATAGGTGCAGTTTCCCTTCTTTCCGATGGTTTCGACGACCTGATCCATAGTCCAACCGTACAACTCGTCGTACCCAACGACCGTCAGGGGCATATCGTACTGAACGGCATTTCTCTTGACGGTCTCCAAAGAGTCGTCCCGATAGCCCTTGATTCCCTCGTCAATGCTGAGCAACACAAGGTCCAAGCCATAGTGATATCGCTCGTTAAGATCTTTGAGGACGCTCGCTAAAACGGTCGAATCTTTGCCACCCGACGCACCAATAGCCACTTTCTCACCCGGGGAAAAAATGGACGAGGAGATAATGGTATGGTGGACTTCCTCCTCGAAAACCGAAATGAAGCAGGCCTTGCAGAGCTTTTGGTGGTTCTTGGGTCGCTTGACGAGAGCTCGCTCCGTCTTGCACTTTGCGCATTGAACTGGGGCCATGTCTGTGGCTGCGCGCAGGGAGATTGTGGCGACAACAGGACGGCTGGGCACAGCGTGCGGCGCTTTGGGGGGTGAGATGGTCCGAAGTGAAGTAAATGGGGGTTCTGACAGCAATTGTGTGTTGTCTATATCCGAGAATGCTGTCCTCTATTAAAGTGACAACCGGCCTTAATGAATCGAAGGATGCGCCGCGACGACGTGGAAACTTAGTCCCCGATTCAAGTAACGTCTGAGGGTGATTACCAGGGAGCCTTTGTCGTTCCTGCCGGGAGACCTGGCTTATGAGCTGAATCTAaccgagaagagagaggggttGTTTCGAATTCGGGTTCTGAGTAGAAATGGGAGCTGCATGTGTCATAGGCGCCGATGACCTTTGAAGTGGTGAGGCAAGATTTAACGGATTTTCGCAGTTAGCTCTGATTGCAAGTCCCgtcggtacgtaccgccGTTGTGGCATATTGCTGTCGGTTCCGGCGAACAGTTGGATGTTGGACGAAATGGGTGGCTGTCATCTGCTCCGCCCTCTGTCTCCCGTGCCAAAATAGATATGATCAAGAAGCCTCCATTGCTGACATCCATAGGTATGACAGACTTATTCCACCAAATCCAAGGCAGCGAGCCTCTGTTGCGAGGTTCAAAATTAGCTCGTCAACTACGCAGATAATTCAGACTGAATTTTGTGCTTGTTGGCCATGATCTTCTACTGAATGTATGGGAATCAGAAACGTCAGACTTAAACCCCAACCATGGCTTCTTGCAAACGCGAAGACCTCTAATTCAAAATTTAACCAATTCCAGGTCAGCATACATTCTATGTTGAGAAGACGGAATGAAAAAGTGAGTCAAATCAACCCTGTAGCTGAGCGACCACTCCGGACAATGCAGCCCAAATCTTCACAGGAATGCCGGGTCAGTCAGATCACGTGGAGATAAGAAAATACGTCGCCTAACTTGGAAGGAGACATCTTATCGAAACCCACGACCACTCTTGCCCTAATTTTTTTTCACTCTCAGCCCACAGGGCGAATCCGCAACCTTTTCTTCGTCCGCCGAAACTTGTGAAGACTTGGAACCGTGACCGTCTTTCATTCATCCCCGCCCAAGGCAACATCACGACAACCGACAAAATGGTGAGTACACATTACGATGTCTACGACTTCTTTGGTCCTTGAGACCCTCATCCAGCAACCGCTCTTATGCGTGCTGCGATTTGATTTTTCCATCTACCTGACGGTTTTCCGGCGCGCTTGCGTCCCGGGAACctggtgacgatgatgctTCTGGCTGGAGAGGGATGCGTGAAGTATAAGAGAGCCTTCTCTGATGCTTCGCCGTCCTTCTCTTTAGAGTTCAGGGAAGACACAAGTTGACTTGAACAACTCGCTGatgtctttctttctcaaTGACAGCCTCCCAAGTCCGGTAAGAAGGTGGCTCCCGCCCCTTTCCCTCAGGGAAAGGCTGGCTCCAAGAAGGCTCCTAAGGTCAGTACATTGTCCAATTTCACTCCGATGCCCGCACAGCTCTGTGGAGGCTGACAACCCGCCGCAGAACCCTCTTATTGAGCGTAAGCCCCGCAACTTTGGCATCGGCCAGGACATCCAGCCCCGCCGTAACTTGGCCCGCATGGTTAAGTGGCCCGAGTATGTTCGTCTTCAGCGCCAGAAGAAGATCTTGAACATGCGCCTCAAGGTCCCTCCTGCGATTGCCCAGTTCCAGCACGTCCTCGACCGCAACACTGCCGCCCAGGCTTTCAAGCTCCTCAACAAGTACCGccccgagaccaaggccgagaagaaggagcgtctcgtcaaggaggccaccgccatcaaggagggcaagaagaaggaggacgtTTCCAAGAAGCCTTACACTGTCAAGTACGGCTTGAaccacgtcgtcggcctgatcgagaacaagaaggcttCCCTCGTCCTGATCCCTAACGATGTTGACCCCATCGAGCTGGTCATCTTCCTCCCTGCCCTCTGCCGCAAGATGGGTGTTCccttcgccatcatcaagggcaaggcccGTCTCGGCACTGTCGTCCACAAGAAGGTATGCCTCCAATTCCGCTGGCGGATGTAGCCCCACGATCCGGCTCGCAAACTAACTTGTTGTAATAGACTGCTGCTGTCCTCGCAATCACCGAGGTCCGCTCCGAGGACAAGACCGAGCTCTCCAAGCTCGTGTCTGCTATCAAGGATGGTTATCttgagaagacggagaaCGCTAGAAAGCAGTGGGGTGGCGGTATCATGGGTGCCAAGGCCCAGAAGCGcaccgagaagaagcagaaggctCTTGACAACGCCATCAAGGTCTGAGATGGATCAATACCCGGACTACTTTAGTGTATTAGGAGACTAGGCCACTGGAGGCTATCGGATTCACAAAAATTTGGCATGGCGTCGGGATGACTATTCTAATGGGTTTCAAGTTCATGCACTGTTTTCATGATGTTCTGCTCCGGCGACGCAATATCTTGTGTCTAGCTGGGAATTGACCATCCCGAGGTCGACCGGAGTGGTGTAAATCGATTCTGCGTGAAGGGTGAAAAAGAGATACGTTGTCCTTGTCCCAATCATAGGGATACGGTGCCGGCGTTAATGTCAGTTCTCTGACTTAACATTAGCAAGCCCGTATCA
Protein-coding sequences here:
- a CDS encoding Putative NADH dehydrogenase [ubiquinone] (complex I), alpha subcomplex subunit 1, whose translation is MPVPFETLIPYGIMIAMFGITGTGLHVIKGIQNGGKKPRWGLDQWDRVMMDRDRRLTGDLRGQIGNHEAPPGFELNNPWRLEKRIS
- a CDS encoding Putative tRNA thiolation protein, TtcA/Ctu1 type, coding for MAPVQCAKCKTERALVKRPKNHQKLCKACFISVFEEEVHHTIISSSIFSPGEKVAIGASGGKDSTVLASVLKDLNERYHYGLDLVLLSIDEGIKGYRDDSLETVKRNAVQYDMPLTVVGYDELYGWTMDQVVETIGKKGNCTYCGVFRRQALDRGAKMLGIKHLVTGHNADDVAETILMNLLRGDLPRLGRSTSIVTGDDTCDVKRSKPLKYSYEKEIVLYAHHKKLDYFSTECIYSPEAFRGTARTLIKNLERVRPSAILDIVRSGEDMARLVAGRQGSTGPTAGAAEDEDYTTGCGAQQSKGPARGIAQLDANLSQATLEENLETDFTVTAAAKNRKQTKSRQGPNQASLGVPLQTLGKCERCGYMSSQAICQACLLVDGLNKNKAQIRI
- a CDS encoding Putative ribosomal protein eL8/Nhp2 family, whose product is MPPKSGKKVAPAPFPQGKAGSKKAPKNPLIERKPRNFGIGQDIQPRRNLARMVKWPEYVRLQRQKKILNMRLKVPPAIAQFQHVLDRNTAAQAFKLLNKYRPETKAEKKERLVKEATAIKEGKKKEDVSKKPYTVKYGLNHVVGLIENKKASLVLIPNDVDPIELVIFLPALCRKMGVPFAIIKGKARLGTVVHKKTAAVLAITEVRSEDKTELSKLVSAIKDGYLEKTENARKQWGGGIMGAKAQKRTEKKQKALDNAIKV